A portion of the Citrobacter rodentium NBRC 105723 = DSM 16636 genome contains these proteins:
- a CDS encoding type IV toxin-antitoxin system YeeU family antitoxin, giving the protein MSDTLHETNYPDDNNDRPWWGLPCTVTPCFGARLVQEGNRLHYLADRAGIRGRFRDADAYHLDQAFPLLMKQLELMLTSGELNPRHQHTVTLYARGLTCKADTLGSCGYVYLAVYPTSETKK; this is encoded by the coding sequence GTGTCAGACACGCTCCATGAAACAAATTATCCCGACGACAACAACGACCGCCCCTGGTGGGGGCTACCCTGCACCGTGACGCCCTGTTTCGGGGCACGTCTGGTGCAGGAGGGTAACCGGTTGCATTACCTTGCAGACCGCGCCGGTATCAGAGGCCGGTTCAGGGACGCAGATGCATACCACCTGGACCAGGCCTTTCCGCTGCTGATGAAACAACTGGAATTAATGCTCACCAGCGGTGAACTGAATCCCCGCCATCAGCATACCGTCACGCTGTATGCCAGAGGGCTGACCTGCAAAGCCGACACCCTCGGCAGTTGTGGTTACGTTTATCTGGCTGTTTATCCAACATCCGAAACGAAAAAGTAA